ATGTCTGTAGTCTGCCCATCAGAGCGGAAGGCCTGGTCGTGAAAGATCCCAAtgtttacaaaaaatataacaagGGAGGTGTAGAGACCATTTGCCATCCACCCAAGTATCCGAAACCAGTCAAAGAACAAGTTTTTCGCTCCTTGCTGATACAATGCTGGGAACTGTATACAGACAACTACTTTATGTAAGTGTGCAAACACTGATAACTGAGGGTAAATGCCTAAATGGGAAATTCAAACAGGATTGATGGACAGACCTGTAAGCAGACCTCAGAAGAAACATCTTGTTCCAAGACACCTAGTGAAATGACAGGCAATGAAGTCAGAAGAACATTAAATAGCAACATATACCAGTCATCATAGACAGATTGCCCAGAGAAGCCAGTGAAAGCCTCAAAGTAAAACAGTGTAAGCCCAAAGGCAATGTTCTTGTAGAAGAAATAACATATCTGCAAGCACAAAGTTGAATTTCAATTAAAATGAACAGGTTTATAAGCAATATAAACACTAGCAAGAGGGAGAAATCATGCTGTGCAGTATGCAGGATGCCCTAATGTATTGATGGCTGGGTGTGCATGCTTAACCAGACCGTTTATACTACCATACTGCCCTggtaaaacttttaaaaacttataaatattaCCATCTGAGCTATCCTCTTGTAGCACCAGTGCCCATGGACTACCAGAAGTCTCTCCAGAAACCGGAACTGTGCAATCGAAAAATCACTAGCCATCACAGCCTGTAAAATGCTGAGAATTTTGTTACTTGTAAACAGGACTATGTTTGATGAGCTTTGAGCTCAATGCAAATTTTCATAATCTACCTGTGATTGTGAGTGTGATTCAAGATTGTCCAAAACTTATACAAGTTAAAAGCTTACAATCAAATAGATTTATCAATTATCAAATGGACACTTTTTTTTTGAGTGACCAGAGTTCgctaatttaaaatatacacaaaTTTTGGATTTGAACAAATGCATAAGATTCATTTGTTATTTCTTCTCACAGCCTATTACATGCTTAAGGGTGGAGATGAGTTCAACAGAAAAAAACCAAAAAGCCATTCGTCATTGTTATCTGAACTCGAAAGGCGTcctgaaaaattaaattatcaaatGTATACTTCAGAAGCAACCTGTTAGAGATACTACGAACCTGCATTCCTTCCACACCGCTGATGCCTACACCAATATCCGCCTCTTGAATCATTCCAACATCATTTGCGCCATCGCCAATAGCTAAAGTTGTCTTTCCAGTACCTTCTTTTACTAATCTTGTTACCTGGAGTGGCAATAAAATACATCATAGGTTTAGTAAACCTATTAAAAAATTTGTAGCACAAAGGGGACAATGAGAACAAGTTTTACAATGCATAAAGTTATTTCACCAGAGCCTTCTGCTTAGGAGAGACACGACAGCATATGACAGAAGCACAATCAACTGCTAGATCTAAGAAATAACCCTTCATATCATCCTCCAAGGCATAAGCTAATGTTTTGCCATCAATAATCAAGGCAAATGCAGCATGAGGGTCCTTTTCAAGCTTTACCATCTCACATGCATCGGTGATTTGCATCAAGATGTCCTCCTTCACTAGCTGATAGATAACAATCAGAAATTAGACCTGTATTCGAATGAAATACATTTCTCTCATACATCTTCGAGAAATGCATACCTTTTGGGAATCTTGGGCTATAATGTCAACATTTACTGCTATGCATATTTGTTTCATGCCCTGTCGAAGCAGACTGCAGGCATATCTGCAGCAGGAAAATGTAACTTCATCACACTTACTGGTGTAGTTTAAGTATTACAAACTATGTACGGATTACACACAGCCATAAACATACCCTATGTTGATTGCAGTTTCCATCTTATCACCTGTAAGGACCCAGATTTTTAGACCAGCTTGTGCTAGTTTATCAATACACTGAGGCACCTGGAATCGAAACAATGCAACTGAATCAGAAAGGAACCTGATAACAGTAACTGTACCCAATTATTGCCATGCGACGACTCTCTTACCCCTTTCTGAAGTTTGTCCTCCACTGCAGTTGCACCGATAAGTATTAAATCTCTCTCCATCGCATCCGATAAATTTTTAAGTATCACCTCCCGGTCACCACCAATAGAAGTCTTTGCTTTAAGAAACTCTTCATTCCAAGCATTGTATTCAGTTTCTTGTAGCTTCTTATAAGCAAGTGCAAGAGTCCGCAACCCAGATTCACCATATTCATTCAGATGCTTCATAGTAGCTTCCTCAAACATTCGTCCACTCTTAGATAAACGGTCACAGATGAtgctaaataataaaataaaaaatgaagtcACACACTGAATACAGTCTTGAAAAAGGAGATAAACTAAAAAGGCAACATTATCAATGGACTTCAAGCctttaatttttattacatTGTATGTCTGCTTTGATCATAAAATACGAGCTAAAGAAAAATGTCTATTTGCCAAAGTAACTAAAGCAATGTACATTGTACAATATATAGAGTAGACAACTGTGCATTCCTTATAAATCAGATGTAAAGGGTCCAAAGCAGACCTGTCTGCACCTTTGCACAGCAGAAAAATCTGTCCATCTTCATCCCTGATAATCACAGACATTCGCTTTCTTTTGCTAGTGAAATCCAGCACATTAAGAATTTTAAACTCCCTGAAATTTTGTCAGGAAACAATAATCAGTCAATGCATTTAGTCATACTCCGGAGCCAACCTGCATACATTAAAAGTGAACATCTCTTGACCTTTCAACAATTTCGAGAGAAGAAGGAAGCCTTTCACGCACAAATATGCTTGTTTGACTTCTTTTACAATACTCAAAACCAAATTCTCTTACTGCAACAAGAAAAGCTCCTTCATCCGGTGACTCTGCTTCGTAGTCAAAACCTCCAGTCTCCACATTTATCTCTGGAATTGCAGTGTGACACAAGGCAAGTATTCggaaaaataacaaaatcaaatcTGCGTCGGGTTCTGTAGACCAATTCCCATTCATGATACGGCTGTCCTCGAAATTAAACCCTTTCATTGCAGGATTCTGATTTTTCACACCCTTAGGAGTTCTGATGCTCTCCATCTCAATCTCTGATTGTCCAAAACAGTTCCTCTTGTTTTTCCAAAATATATCGCCACTTCTTCTACTACTAATATTGCTTGAAAATTCAGGATCCTTCCCATCAATATTCACTTCCATCTGCTTTGCAGCTGCGACTTCCACATCACTGGTAGACATGCCATACGAAGTCCCAGCAATGGAACA
This genomic window from Daucus carota subsp. sativus chromosome 7, DH1 v3.0, whole genome shotgun sequence contains:
- the LOC108193259 gene encoding probable phospholipid-transporting ATPase 4 — translated: MAQARNKGKLLRSTLYTFGCFRSPPDDAEAPQELQDSGYSRIVYCNQPHLHQKKPLKYPLNDISTTKYNVITFLPKAAFEQFRRVANVYFLLAAILSLTPVTPFSAFSMIAPLAFVVGLSMTKEAVEDWRRFLQDRKVNMRKVSTRQENGGFSYQPWEKIQVGDVVKVEKDQFFPADLFFLSSSYEDGICYVETMNLDGETNLKVKRALEVTSPLNVDESFKDFTGTIRCEDPNPNLYTFVGNLDIDHRLYPLEPSQILLRDSKLRNTAYVYGVVIFTGHDSKVMQNATTSPSKRSRIEKQMDKIIYILFSFLLLISIISSVGFAVKTEYQMPDWWYLPPDGGSLYDPNKASLSGFYHLVTAVILYGYLIPISLYISIEIVKVIQAKFINWDIQMFDEDTATPAQARTSNLNEELGQVDTILSDKTGTLTCNQMEFIKCSIAGTSYGMSTSDVEVAAAKQMEVNIDGKDPEFSSNISSRRSGDIFWKNKRNCFGQSEIEMESIRTPKGVKNQNPAMKGFNFEDSRIMNGNWSTEPDADLILLFFRILALCHTAIPEINVETGGFDYEAESPDEGAFLVAVREFGFEYCKRSQTSIFVRERLPSSLEIVEREFKILNVLDFTSKRKRMSVIIRDEDGQIFLLCKGADSIICDRLSKSGRMFEEATMKHLNEYGESGLRTLALAYKKLQETEYNAWNEEFLKAKTSIGGDREVILKNLSDAMERDLILIGATAVEDKLQKGVPQCIDKLAQAGLKIWVLTGDKMETAINIGYACSLLRQGMKQICIAVNVDIIAQDSQKLVKEDILMQITDACEMVKLEKDPHAAFALIIDGKTLAYALEDDMKGYFLDLAVDCASVICCRVSPKQKALVTRLVKEGTGKTTLAIGDGANDVGMIQEADIGVGISGVEGMQAVMASDFSIAQFRFLERLLVVHGHWCYKRIAQMICYFFYKNIAFGLTLFYFEAFTGFSGQSVYDDWYMLLFNVLLTSLPVISLGVLEQDVSSEVCLQFPALYQQGAKNLFFDWFRILGWMANGLYTSLVIFFVNIGIFHDQAFRSDGQTTDMAAMGTTMFTCIIWAVNCQIAFTMSHFTWIQHIVVWGSVVTWYIFLYLYGLMLSPHAFRVLEEAVAPAPLYWLTTLLVAVACIIPYLAHISFQRAFNPMDHHIIQEIKYYKQDKEDRSMWRRERSKAKQETKIGFSARVDETMRQLRGRLQKKPSWSTPRSSM